The Akkermansia sp. N21116 genome includes a region encoding these proteins:
- the hisS gene encoding histidine--tRNA ligase, which yields MPDARFQPLPGFRDFAPAECAVRNYLFDTWRHVARRYGFCEWEAPMVEATELYLKKTGGELPTQLFRFQDQGERDITLRPELTASLGRIAAGYQREYPKPLKWFEIGSCFRYEKPQKGRMREFYQFNADILGEAGCGADSELISLAIDCMRELGFREGDFIVRVSDREAWLRFAADHHVAEEDVPAFLGVVDKFERDRPEECQVKLDAFGIQRNELVSFIGNPPAGVSPRYDELVADLTDRGLEAYVKLDLSIVRGLAYYTGLVFEIFDSSRTLRAVAGGGRYDALIAGLSDNAVDMPATGFAMGDAVITHLIEQTPHAKALMDASIASSGCDLYVLQADDSRRREVLSLASALRDLGYRVDMPLSRTKMGAQFQRAERSGAKYAIVIGRDYPSIELKNMADRSAQTVPADELLDILSGLLDR from the coding sequence ATGCCAGACGCACGTTTCCAACCATTGCCGGGATTCCGCGATTTTGCTCCTGCGGAATGCGCTGTTCGCAATTATTTGTTCGATACGTGGCGGCATGTGGCGCGCAGGTATGGATTTTGCGAATGGGAAGCTCCGATGGTCGAGGCAACTGAACTTTATTTGAAAAAGACGGGCGGAGAGTTGCCTACCCAGTTGTTCCGCTTTCAGGATCAGGGGGAACGCGACATCACACTACGCCCGGAACTGACTGCTTCCCTGGGCAGAATAGCTGCCGGTTACCAGAGGGAATATCCCAAGCCCTTGAAGTGGTTCGAAATCGGTTCCTGCTTCCGTTACGAAAAGCCTCAGAAGGGACGCATGCGCGAATTCTATCAGTTCAATGCCGACATTCTGGGTGAAGCCGGATGCGGGGCTGACAGCGAATTGATTTCCCTGGCTATCGATTGCATGCGCGAACTCGGTTTCAGGGAAGGGGACTTTATCGTTCGCGTGTCCGACCGGGAAGCATGGCTGCGCTTTGCTGCCGATCATCATGTTGCCGAAGAGGATGTGCCTGCTTTCCTCGGCGTGGTGGATAAATTTGAGCGAGACCGCCCGGAAGAATGCCAGGTTAAATTGGACGCTTTCGGTATTCAACGCAACGAATTGGTCTCCTTCATCGGGAACCCTCCAGCCGGAGTTTCACCCCGCTACGACGAATTGGTGGCGGATCTGACGGACAGAGGGCTGGAAGCATATGTCAAACTGGATCTTTCCATCGTCCGCGGGCTTGCGTACTATACTGGTCTTGTATTCGAGATTTTCGATTCTTCCCGCACGCTTCGTGCTGTGGCCGGAGGCGGTCGCTACGATGCCTTGATTGCCGGTTTGTCCGACAATGCGGTGGACATGCCCGCCACCGGTTTTGCCATGGGGGATGCGGTGATTACTCACCTGATTGAACAAACTCCGCATGCCAAGGCGTTGATGGATGCAAGTATTGCCTCGTCCGGTTGCGACTTGTATGTCCTGCAGGCGGATGATTCCCGCCGCCGCGAAGTGCTGTCCCTTGCCTCCGCCTTGCGTGACCTCGGCTACCGCGTCGATATGCCTTTATCTCGGACGAAGATGGGAGCCCAGTTCCAGCGGGCCGAGCGTTCCGGAGCCAAATACGCCATCGTGATCGGACGGGATTACCCCTCAATCGAACTCAAGAACATGGCCGACCGTTCGGCTCAGACCGTTCCGGCAGACGAACTCCTGGATATCCTTTCCGGGCTTTTAGACCGCTAA
- a CDS encoding efflux transporter outer membrane subunit has protein sequence MIQRSIHLLIPLFAGTCLLLGSCRVPAVFERPAMELPTGSPEQGDKVANSPVGTGWWRIFHDPVLERLEEQALACNRDLIRAAALVDRAAAMSAETGASLAPQAGFQAGAKKQELTQGQSYSQNLSYRGRDVWEMSGILSYEVDLWGKLRSRSEAANAELLASAEARDAVFLRLTGEVASAYIDVRTWEEKCRIIKNVHASYEQTCSMYEKRFQQGQYPELALRRVQAERSKTLAQLHLAENELSRAESVLAVLVGDSPRKIMKGSSRRGGNPSLLSSPPSIPSNIPSDVIERRPDICELESRLKSAFYGKEAAKADRLPSLMLTGSMGQLSTDLNRLLNQPSRLFDAGGSVMQTLFDGGRKRAVVQMAEADYAATEAAYEQAVLNAFREIRDALVERRKSAEIYESTRNEVEYLRRSWDIASKQYEAGYVGLMDTLDTHRNLLSGELDMADASRMRLNAIVKFCKALGGGWKRPAEKRP, from the coding sequence ATGATTCAGAGATCTATCCATCTTTTGATTCCGCTCTTTGCGGGGACCTGCCTGTTGCTGGGTTCCTGCAGGGTACCGGCTGTGTTTGAACGACCTGCGATGGAGTTGCCGACCGGTTCGCCGGAGCAGGGGGACAAGGTTGCCAATTCTCCCGTCGGGACCGGATGGTGGCGTATTTTCCACGACCCGGTACTTGAACGGCTGGAGGAACAGGCTCTGGCGTGTAACCGGGATTTGATTCGTGCGGCTGCATTGGTTGACCGGGCGGCGGCCATGTCTGCCGAGACCGGAGCGTCTCTCGCTCCTCAGGCCGGATTTCAAGCCGGAGCGAAAAAGCAGGAGCTGACTCAGGGACAGAGCTATTCACAGAATTTGTCGTACCGGGGAAGGGATGTCTGGGAAATGTCGGGGATTTTATCGTACGAAGTCGATTTATGGGGGAAGCTGCGTTCACGATCCGAGGCGGCAAATGCGGAATTACTGGCCTCGGCCGAGGCACGGGATGCCGTATTTCTTCGCCTGACTGGGGAAGTGGCTTCAGCTTATATCGACGTCAGGACATGGGAAGAAAAATGCCGGATCATCAAAAACGTTCATGCTTCCTATGAACAAACGTGTTCCATGTATGAAAAACGTTTCCAGCAGGGGCAGTACCCTGAATTGGCCCTGAGACGTGTACAGGCGGAACGTTCCAAGACTTTGGCTCAGCTCCATTTGGCAGAAAATGAACTTTCCAGGGCGGAAAGCGTTTTAGCTGTTCTTGTCGGGGATAGTCCCCGAAAGATTATGAAAGGAAGTAGTCGGAGAGGAGGGAATCCGTCCCTTTTGTCCTCCCCTCCTTCCATACCGTCGAACATTCCCAGCGATGTCATTGAGAGGAGACCGGATATTTGCGAGTTGGAGTCTCGTCTGAAATCGGCCTTTTACGGAAAAGAAGCAGCCAAGGCGGATCGGTTGCCGTCTCTGATGCTGACGGGATCCATGGGGCAGCTCAGTACGGATCTGAACCGTCTGCTCAACCAGCCATCACGCCTGTTCGATGCCGGTGGAAGCGTGATGCAAACCTTGTTCGACGGAGGAAGAAAGAGGGCTGTCGTCCAAATGGCTGAGGCTGACTATGCCGCTACGGAAGCCGCCTATGAACAGGCTGTCCTGAATGCCTTCCGGGAAATCCGGGATGCTTTGGTAGAACGGCGCAAAAGTGCGGAAATTTACGAATCGACCAGAAACGAGGTGGAATATCTTCGTCGCAGCTGGGATATTGCTTCCAAGCAATATGAAGCCGGGTATGTCGGTCTCATGGATACATTGGATACGCACCGCAACCTTTTGAGTGGAGAATTGGACATGGCAGATGCTTCCCGCATGCGACTCAATGCCATCGTCAAATTCTGCAAAGCGCTCGGCGGAGGCTGGAAACGACCTGCTGAAAAACGGCCATGA
- a CDS encoding MFS transporter — protein MEKVPRLHVRILVAMAFVCSVLPFLNMGCIVAATPDLSGTFVVGTLDVSWSGAACPLGTALSFTGAAYLWSRIGLRRALRLALLLVAGGSLAALVADHFMIMIGARFLQGIGGGLALAYGTGLINAALPQESRKLAMELRLCSIGAISCVSPIVGCILVQYWNWRGLFVMVGLISMVLAILTTLLVPNQKVPKNGKFDWFSFLALGMGCMCILMVIIYGEIDGWTAPNVLVWMYGGFCAIVLVVISCMNHSSPLLDFRILGNWRFSFGLLASLCNIFCVCWLRSGTVQFMRNVMNYDPFMIACVFMILVAGFFAGAIIVLPLLHRGVLALRVGMMAGLMGLGGSAFFLARLNSGCSWMDVAWPLGVFGIGYAFCINVGTPLALRGVHPRLLASSSRLLNTLRYVFIAMYVSSVSTVLAHMREDYRFTVAERTRDDAPGTLSTLDQWQDHFATTGATPSEIHSEVHAMVQKAVSLQSQVFSADYFYLCAMMVGAAGILFALFCIKVNQERTSNS, from the coding sequence ATGGAAAAAGTACCTCGCCTGCATGTACGGATTCTCGTGGCGATGGCTTTCGTATGCTCTGTTCTGCCATTTTTGAACATGGGATGTATTGTAGCGGCAACGCCTGATTTATCGGGGACGTTTGTCGTCGGTACGCTGGATGTGTCGTGGTCGGGGGCAGCTTGTCCGCTTGGGACGGCATTGTCGTTTACGGGAGCCGCCTATTTGTGGTCCCGCATTGGGTTGAGGCGAGCATTGAGGCTGGCCCTTCTCCTGGTTGCTGGAGGTTCTTTGGCTGCTTTGGTTGCCGACCATTTCATGATCATGATCGGAGCCAGGTTTTTGCAAGGGATAGGCGGGGGACTGGCTCTTGCCTACGGAACGGGTTTGATCAATGCCGCCCTGCCTCAAGAATCGCGCAAACTGGCCATGGAACTGAGACTGTGTTCCATTGGAGCTATTTCCTGTGTCAGTCCCATCGTGGGGTGTATACTCGTTCAATACTGGAACTGGAGGGGGCTCTTTGTCATGGTGGGACTGATTTCCATGGTTCTGGCTATTCTGACGACTCTTCTGGTTCCCAACCAGAAAGTGCCTAAAAACGGAAAATTCGACTGGTTTTCGTTTCTGGCTTTGGGAATGGGGTGCATGTGCATCCTCATGGTGATCATTTACGGTGAAATCGACGGATGGACGGCCCCGAATGTTCTGGTGTGGATGTATGGGGGATTTTGTGCGATTGTTCTGGTTGTCATTTCCTGCATGAATCATTCAAGCCCGTTGCTGGATTTCCGGATCCTGGGCAACTGGAGGTTTTCTTTCGGGCTGCTGGCGTCTTTGTGCAACATATTTTGCGTATGCTGGTTGAGGTCCGGCACCGTTCAGTTTATGCGCAATGTGATGAATTATGACCCATTCATGATCGCATGTGTCTTCATGATTCTCGTGGCCGGTTTTTTTGCGGGAGCAATCATCGTTCTCCCTCTTCTGCACCGGGGCGTACTTGCCCTGAGGGTGGGTATGATGGCTGGATTGATGGGGTTGGGCGGTTCTGCTTTTTTCCTGGCCCGTCTGAATTCCGGCTGTTCGTGGATGGACGTGGCATGGCCTTTGGGCGTATTCGGCATCGGGTATGCGTTTTGCATCAATGTGGGAACGCCTCTTGCCCTGAGGGGAGTCCATCCCCGTTTGCTTGCCTCTTCGTCGAGGTTGCTGAATACGTTGCGCTATGTGTTTATAGCCATGTATGTCAGTAGTGTGAGTACAGTGCTTGCCCACATGAGGGAAGATTACAGGTTTACCGTCGCTGAACGAACCCGCGACGATGCTCCCGGAACGCTTTCTACGCTGGACCAGTGGCAGGATCATTTTGCAACGACTGGTGCCACACCTTCTGAAATTCATTCGGAGGTTCATGCCATGGTACAAAAAGCCGTTTCCTTGCAAAGCCAGGTGTTTTCAGCCGATTACTTTTATTTATGTGCCATGATGGTTGGGGCGGCGGGTATTTTATTTGCGTTGTTTTGCATCAAAGTCAACCAGGAACGAACGAGCAATTCATGA
- a CDS encoding HlyD family secretion protein, with protein sequence MSKHLKAISLGSMALVAAGGIAWGIWHFREGHFLSTNDSRVEASIVSVGSKLAERVVSVDVEEGDSVKIGQILAHLDERSIRARLMAAHSKVALKQARYDEMMTGFRPQEIESQRAKTAQASSNLEHARRDYERIEKLVRDHAGISSADRDAVRAAYLAAQALEKAEQQNLGLKIEGYREEEKRSALAELESAKAELQELEVLCEECIIKSPVEGIVARKLVNNGELVSAGQKLFSIVNNRDIWLNIRVEETKIGRIHVGQDVQFTLDGYSGKIFHGKVYEIGAATCATFSLISTENVSGYFTKVMQRFPIKVSLPDDTSDVVFRPGMQGTAKIDF encoded by the coding sequence ATGAGCAAACATTTGAAGGCTATTTCTCTGGGCAGCATGGCATTGGTCGCTGCGGGAGGTATCGCATGGGGTATTTGGCATTTCCGCGAAGGTCATTTTTTATCGACGAACGATTCACGGGTGGAGGCGAGTATTGTTTCCGTCGGTTCCAAACTTGCGGAACGCGTGGTGAGCGTGGATGTAGAGGAAGGCGATTCTGTCAAAATCGGGCAAATTCTCGCCCATCTGGATGAAAGGAGTATCCGTGCCCGCCTGATGGCTGCCCATTCGAAGGTTGCTTTGAAACAAGCCCGTTACGATGAGATGATGACGGGATTCAGACCGCAGGAAATCGAGTCCCAGCGAGCCAAGACGGCCCAGGCTTCTTCCAATCTGGAACATGCCCGCCGCGATTATGAACGCATTGAAAAACTTGTACGCGACCATGCCGGGATTAGTTCCGCGGACCGTGATGCCGTCCGGGCCGCTTATCTGGCAGCCCAGGCCCTGGAAAAGGCGGAACAGCAGAATCTGGGTTTGAAGATCGAGGGATACCGTGAAGAGGAAAAGCGTTCCGCGCTGGCGGAACTGGAATCCGCCAAGGCTGAATTGCAGGAACTGGAAGTCTTGTGCGAGGAATGTATTATCAAATCACCCGTGGAAGGAATTGTTGCCCGCAAGCTGGTCAATAACGGGGAATTGGTAAGTGCCGGACAAAAGCTCTTTTCCATCGTAAACAACCGCGATATCTGGCTCAACATTCGTGTGGAAGAAACGAAAATAGGCCGTATCCATGTGGGGCAGGATGTCCAGTTTACGTTGGACGGGTATTCCGGCAAGATCTTCCATGGGAAAGTCTATGAGATCGGCGCCGCAACATGTGCGACGTTTTCCCTGATTTCGACCGAGAATGTCAGCGGCTACTTCACCAAAGTGATGCAGAGATTTCCGATTAAAGTGAGTTTACCGGACGATACGTCGGATGTCGTCTTCAGGCCGGGGATGCAGGGCACGGCCAAAATCGATTTTTGA
- a CDS encoding TetR/AcrR family transcriptional regulator: MEQMSPTQRNTQRKIVEAAIELMSERGFHRVSVQEVGEKAGICEKTVFRYFATKKSLLDAIIKYREYASELKEEFERKRTWNLDRDLHLAAQLYFEATKSKRNAFRAYLSALDSVDTNGDDYLRNSRELYDFLFDYLSAMQERGQVKAGDTGTMVQAFVNTLHGYMLMYCLNDDEKVWKVKMKSMKWMIEVFVHAYSSDTKTDAK; the protein is encoded by the coding sequence ATGGAGCAAATGTCCCCAACCCAGCGGAATACGCAACGTAAGATTGTGGAGGCTGCAATTGAGTTGATGAGCGAAAGGGGATTCCACCGGGTCAGCGTACAGGAGGTCGGGGAAAAGGCCGGGATTTGCGAAAAAACGGTTTTCCGGTATTTTGCCACGAAGAAATCCCTGTTGGATGCCATCATCAAGTACAGGGAGTACGCCAGCGAATTGAAGGAGGAATTCGAACGGAAGAGGACCTGGAATCTTGATCGAGACCTTCACCTTGCGGCTCAATTGTATTTCGAGGCGACGAAAAGCAAAAGGAACGCCTTCCGTGCGTATTTGAGTGCATTGGATTCCGTAGATACGAACGGAGACGATTATCTGAGGAATTCGCGGGAACTATATGATTTCCTGTTCGACTACTTGTCAGCCATGCAGGAGCGAGGACAGGTAAAAGCCGGAGATACCGGTACGATGGTGCAGGCATTTGTCAACACCCTGCACGGATACATGCTCATGTACTGTCTGAATGACGATGAAAAAGTCTGGAAGGTGAAAATGAAGTCCATGAAATGGATGATTGAGGTGTTTGTGCATGCCTATTCTTCCGATACAAAGACCGACGCGAAATGA
- a CDS encoding PA14 domain-containing protein: MSLHISMTEDADKAYRSQKTRNFLAALFTALLATVLFGLLLYAVVIVIAEPDKPEVVAYVTSNEDGPPTDSPVTPERVTTRPVASVQNHASIITSNSVSDVAIASVDIDTPDISDLGQSLELGVDFGAGVGDDLGAEGGGFGSDSPGGSSLVGTFYDLKQTSSGQPLKITDGEHYAIMKKFVDSGWKESTLSRYFKAPKKLYNSHIFISHRSANEAPKAYGCEDKVKPSHWIAIYRGKVVAPKSGTFRFVGMADDTITVRFNGKEVFDHGYSYASLGLYMANGKNFKVMDGTTKNDVLKRQIQRSGIYKIPVTFYKYKTMGHYNTRLNGMAAGAEFTVTANEVYPIEILISEVPGGGFSAFLLLEEIGTKDMKKDKEGNPILPLFRTNYALPDPASNKGIRPPFDPIGIVWPCVK; the protein is encoded by the coding sequence ATGAGTCTCCACATCAGTATGACGGAGGACGCTGACAAGGCGTACCGTTCCCAAAAAACGCGTAATTTCCTTGCAGCCCTGTTCACAGCTTTGCTAGCCACCGTTCTTTTCGGTCTTCTCCTGTACGCAGTCGTTATTGTCATCGCCGAACCGGACAAACCGGAAGTCGTCGCCTATGTTACATCCAATGAGGACGGGCCCCCCACCGATTCTCCCGTAACGCCCGAGCGAGTCACGACCCGTCCGGTGGCATCCGTCCAGAACCACGCCAGCATCATTACCTCCAACTCTGTCAGCGATGTTGCCATAGCTTCGGTCGACATTGATACGCCCGATATCTCGGATCTGGGGCAAAGTCTTGAACTCGGCGTTGACTTCGGTGCCGGAGTCGGAGATGACCTCGGAGCGGAAGGGGGAGGATTCGGCAGTGACTCTCCCGGAGGGAGTTCTCTGGTTGGTACATTCTACGACCTCAAGCAAACATCTTCCGGCCAACCGCTTAAAATTACGGACGGAGAGCACTATGCTATCATGAAAAAATTCGTCGATTCCGGATGGAAGGAAAGCACATTGTCGAGATACTTCAAGGCCCCCAAGAAACTTTATAATTCCCACATCTTCATTTCCCACCGAAGCGCCAATGAAGCTCCTAAAGCTTACGGTTGCGAAGACAAGGTCAAACCCAGTCATTGGATTGCTATCTACAGAGGAAAAGTCGTAGCGCCCAAATCCGGTACATTCCGTTTTGTCGGCATGGCTGACGATACGATCACCGTTCGCTTCAACGGCAAGGAAGTCTTCGACCATGGGTATTCCTATGCGTCTCTCGGGCTATACATGGCCAATGGGAAAAACTTCAAGGTCATGGACGGTACGACGAAAAACGATGTCCTAAAAAGACAAATTCAACGTTCCGGCATTTACAAAATTCCGGTGACTTTCTACAAGTATAAAACCATGGGGCACTACAATACGCGGCTCAACGGCATGGCTGCCGGAGCGGAATTCACGGTAACGGCCAATGAAGTCTATCCTATTGAAATTCTGATTTCCGAAGTTCCCGGCGGCGGTTTTTCAGCGTTTCTGCTGCTCGAAGAAATAGGAACCAAGGATATGAAGAAAGACAAAGAAGGAAACCCGATCCTGCCTCTGTTCCGTACAAATTACGCCCTGCCCGACCCCGCTTCCAATAAAGGGATCCGCCCTCCATTCGACCCGATCGGCATCGTTTGGCCCTGCGTCAAGTAA